Proteins encoded within one genomic window of Trichomycterus rosablanca isolate fTriRos1 chromosome 7, fTriRos1.hap1, whole genome shotgun sequence:
- the dnttip2 gene encoding deoxynucleotidyltransferase terminal-interacting protein 2 isoform X2, with translation MVATRRGTCEGTTTTRRTRRGTVIVTTQSQAKAEHNSDSQHEEAEEQNTAPADPVSTPKKETSSKRRPKDKQSDSTNEADVSESESCCSVASDVLAVQPTSQNRRRAVQRTSTVVVVQEETSTSELCSSPNVKTLRRSTRGQKTPGSVPVGSATSHDEDHSDAESYSSVASLSKVLETRRITRARRKTAVYTEDAGHSEADSCSSVVSGPLDTTARMSTRNRAKSTEPLSINLEQSETTDPPSMASRTRKSLAKAKFVNEDQAYDSDGCKSGPSSSPWRTTRSGVHFGDPDSESLSTAFMSHDSRSSSKGKATPSRTRSTVHVMLDVLNISKVGSNKKECEAEKAQTKSTANVPCQSDGEDMEKIEEEETDKTLTGADLECTISEHVKADITLTFDKDEVISSSSANVVKCENKQGVHSENTDDETVETIEDCIAKENQAVQEPNAIEKQSGTTPTKAKKSVADEKTVEQKLVGDSGALVDHGPSEPATMSVVENTDTAQTSSMSKPEVPTENKSKKEVLSLLDSSDDEESDAGLSDEERCEDDGRDLESEEEMCTDDHQPSPSMASDLRASNGLFVIDTRPGLQSSEKYYIDTTQQEKHDAVGDSKATVEEDEEFVDEEGDDDEDEDSKVLFTTRKPAMTTLSSSIDPGLKMKELGGLYISFDGTKPKSVSDNLKKLKEQKNQDEVLKKSVIGADFEKKDAVPPYKESKHIAKMKRREERAKTTGEGWFNMKAPELTEELKNDLRVLKMRSAMDPKRFYKKNDREGFPKYFQVGTVVDNPVDFYHSRIPKKQRKRTMVEELLADAEFRSFNKRKYQEIMSEKAKEAAGKMNQKKKFHKNK, from the exons ATGGTGGCGACCAGGAGAGGAACATGT GAAggtaccaccaccaccagaagaACGCGACGTGGAACGGTAATAGTGACGACACAGTCCCAGGCAAAAGCCGAACACAACAGTGACTCCCAGCATGAGGAAGCAGAAGAGCAGAACACAGCACCTGCTGATCCAGTAAGCACACCTAAAAAGGAAACTAGTTCTAAACGACGACCAAAAGATAAACAGTCAGACTCTACAAATGAAGCGGATGTGTCCGAATCTGAATCCTGCTGCTCTGTGGCATCAGATGTCCTGGCAGTACAGCCGACATCTCAGAACAGGAGGAGAGCAGTCCAGAGGACGTCCACTGTTGTGGTGGTACAAGAAGAGACATCTACATCCGAATTATGTTCCTCACCAAACGTTAAAACGCTACGCAGATCCACAAGAGGCCAAAAGACCCCTGGTTCTGTCCCTGTAGGGTCTGCCACCTCACACGATGAGGATCATTCTGATGCTGAGTCCTACAGCTCTGTAGCATCTCTGTCCAAAGTTTTAGAAACACGGAGGATTACAAGGGCCCGCAGGAAGACTGCTGTTTACACTGAAGATGCAGGTCACTCTGAGGCTGATTCTTGCTCGTCTGTCGTGTCTGGCCCTTTAGACACCACTGCCCGTATGTCCACACGTAATAGAGCCAAGTCCACTGAGCCATTGTCCATCAATTTAGAGCAGAGCGAAACTACAGATCCACCATCTATGGCCAGCAGAACACGAAAGAGTCTTGCCAAAGCTAAGTTTGTTAATGAAGACCAAGCCTATGATTCTGACGGATGTAAATCAGGTCCTAGCTCGAGTCCTTGGAGAACCACACGCAGTGGGGTTCATTTTGGTGATCCTGATTCAGAATCACTTTCAACTGCATTTATGTCTCATGATAGTCGTAGTTCCAGTAAAGGCAAAGCGACACCTTCTAGAACAAGAAGCACAGTACACGTCATGCTAGATGTGCTAAATATATCTAAAGTGGGCTCTAACAAGAAGGAGTGTGAGGCTGAGAAAGCTCAGACTAAATCTACAGCAAATGTGCCATGTCAGTCTGATGGGGAAGATATGGAGAAGATTGAGGAGGAAGAGACTGATAAAACGCTCACCGGTGCAGATCTAGAATGTACCATTTCTGAACACGTTAAAGCTGATATTACTCTTACTTTTGATAAGGATGAAGTTATTAGCAGTTCCTCAGCAAACGTGGTCAAATGTGAGAACAAACAAGGTGTCCATTCAGAAAATACTGATGATGAAACTGTGGAAACTATAGAGGACTGTATTGCAAAGGAAAATCAGGCTGTGCAAGAACCCAATGCCATTGAGAAGCAATCAGGCACCACGCCAACTAAAGCCAAAAAAAGTGTCGCAGATGAAAAGACAGTTGAACAGAAGTTGGTGGGTGATTCTGGAGCTTTAGTAGACCACGGACCTTCAGAACCCGCTACAATGAGTGTAGTGGAGAACACAGATACAGCACAAACTTCATCCATGTCAAAACCAGAAGTGCCTACTGAAAACAAGTCTAAGAAAGAAGTGCTCAGTTTACTGGACAGCAGTGATGATGAGGAGAGTGATGCTGGACTTTCAGATGAGGAGAGATGTGAAGATGATGGTAGGGACCTTGAAAGTGAGGAAGAAATGTGCACAGATGACCATCAGCCAAGTCCCTCAATGGCTTCAGACTTACGCGCCAGTAATGGACTGTTTGTTATTGACACACGCCCTGGACTTCAGTCGAGTGAGAAGTACTACATAGATACCACACAGCAAGAAAAACATGATGCCGTTGGCGACTCTAAAGCCACCgtggaggaggatgaagagTTTGTTGATGAGGAaggagatgatgatgaagatgaggacTCAAAAGTTCTCTTCACAACAAGAAAGCCGGCAAT GACGACGTTATCCAGTTCAATAGATCCTGGTTTGAAAATGAAGGAGCTTGGTGGGTTATATATAAGTTTTGATGGCACCAAACCAAAGTCTGTCTCTGATAACCTAAAGAAATTGAAGGAGCAGAAGAACCAAGATGAG GTGCTGAAAAAGAGTGTGATTGGTGCAGACTTTGAAAAGAAAGATGCTGTGCCACCATACAAGGAATCAAAACATATTGCGAAAATGAAGCGCAGG gagGAGAGAGCTAAGACCACAGGAGAAGGCTGGTTTAACATGAAAGCGCCTGAACTAACAGAGGAACTAAAGAATGACCTCAGGGTCCTAAAGATGCGTTCAGCCATGGACCCAAAGCGCTTTTACAAGAAGAATGATCGAGAAGGCTTTCCCAAATACTTTCAG GTTGGAACAGTGGTTGATAATCCAGTTGACTTCTACCATTCCCGGATTCCTAAAAAACAGAGGAAGAGGACTATGGTAGAGGAATTGCTGGCTGATGCAGAGTTCAGAAG cTTTAACAAGAGGAAGTACCAAGAGATCATGTCAGAAAAAGCAAAAGAGGCTGCTGGAAAGATGAATCAAAAGAAAAAAtttcataaaaataaatga
- the slc5a9 gene encoding sodium/glucose cotransporter 4 isoform X2: MVVYFVFVLAVGIWSSIRANRGTVGGYFLAGRSMTWWPIGASLMSSNVGSGLFIGLAGTGAAGGLAVGGFEWNVTWVLIALGWIFVPVYISAGVVTMPEYLRKRFGGQRIRIYMSVLSLILYIFTKISTDIFSGALFIQVSLGWDLYLSTVVLLAVTALYTIAGGLTAVIYTDALQTVIMVVGAFVLMFIAFEKVGWYEGLLEQYGKAIPNVTVPNTTCHLPRPDAFHIFRDPVSGDLPWPGLLFGLTVLATWVWCTDQVIVQRSLSAKNLSHAKGGSVLGGYLKILPMFFIVLPGMISRTLYPDVVGCVDPDECFKICGATVGCSNVAYPKLVTELMPVGMRGLMIAVIMAALMSSLTSIFNSSSTLFTMDIWLRIRRQASEKELMVVGRVFILFLVVISILWIPIIQSANSGQLFDYIQSITSFMAPPITAVFLMAIFWTRVNEQGAFWGLMVGLVIGFIRMVMEFAYGTPSCGKEDQRPALLKDVHYLYFALILLALSVLVITVVSLCTAPIPEQHLVRLTWWTRHSTKERVDLDDPWANSSTSATPKPAASGSELDRDRDRDRPACWKRVGMWLCGLSEASKPELSKEEQLVLEKKLTSIEEKPIWRNVCNVNAIILLTVNVFLWGYFA; the protein is encoded by the exons atggtggtgtattttgtatttgtgcTGGCAGTGGGAATATGG TCCTCAATCAGGGCCAACAGGGGAACAGTTGGAGGATACTTCTTAGCAGGCAGATCCATGACATGGTGGCCA ATTGGTGCTTCGCTGATGTCCAGTAATGTTGGCAGTGGCTTGTTCATTGGATTAGCGGGCACTGGGGCAGCAGGAGGACTTGCTGTTGGGGGATTTGAGTGGAATGTGA CATGGGTGCTGATTGCTTTGGGCTGGATCTTTGTACCTGTGTACATTTCTGCTGGAGTGGTCACCATGCCCGAATACCTGAGGAAGAGGTTTGGGGGGCAGCGAATTCGGATCTACATGAGTGTGCTGTCTCTCATTCTCTACATTTTTACCAAAATATCA ACAGACATTTTCTCTGGAGCGCTCTTCATTCAGGTGTCACTGGGGTGGGATCTGTACCTCTCTACTGTAGTGCTGCTTGCAGTCACAGCACTTTACACTATAGCTG GTGGGCTGACAGCAGTGATCTATACAGATGCATTACAGACCGTCATTATGGTAGTTGGAGCATTTGTTCTTATGTTTATag CGTTTGAAAAAGTGGGCTGGTATGAGGGTTTACTGGAGCAGTATGGAAAAGCTATACCTAATGTTACTGTTCCTAACACAACGTGTCACCTCCCTCGTCCTGACGCCTTCCACATTTTTCGGGATCCAGTCAGTGGAGATTTACCATGGCCAGGCCTGCTCTTCGGACTTACCGTGCTGGCTACATGGGTGTGGTGCACTGACCAG GTGATAGTACAGAGGTCTCTGTCTGCAAAAAACCTGTCACATGCCAAAGGAGGCTCAGTGCTAGGAGGATACTTAAAGATTCTTCCTATGTTCTTTATCGTCTTGCCAGGCATGATTAGCAGAACACTCTACCCAG ATGTGGTGGGATGTGTGGATCCGGACGAGTGCTTTAAAATTTGTGGAGCTACTGTAGGCTGTTCCAATGTTGCTTACCCTAAACTGGTGACGGAGTTAATGCCAGTAG GTATGCGAGGGCTGATGATTGCAGTGATTATGGCAGCTCTTATGTCCTCTCTTACCTCAATATTTAACAGTAGTAGCACCCTTTTTACCATGGATATTTGGCTGCGTATCCGACGCCAGGCCTCTGAAAAGGAGCTGATGGTCGTGGGCAG GGTGTTCATTTTATTTCTGGTGGTCATTAGCATTTTATGGATTCCAATAATCCAATCAGCCAATAGTGGACAGCTGTTTGACTACATTCAGTCCATAACCAGCTTTATGGCTCCTCCAATCACTGCAGTCTTTCTGATGGCCATCTTCTGGACTCGAGTCAATGAACAA GGTGCCTTCTGGGGTCTGATGGTAGGTTTGGTCATTGGGTTCATACGAATGGTGATGGAGTTTGCCTATGGTACTCCATCCTGTGGAAAGGAAGACCAAAGGCCTGCACTGCTGAAGGATGTGCACTACCTCTACTTTGCTCTTATACTGCTTGCACTGTCGGTTCTGGTTATTACTGTAGTGAGCCTTTGCACTGCTCCTATTCCTGAGCAACAT CTTGTTCGTCTAACCTGGTGGACTAGACACAGCACAAAGGAGCGTGTAGATCTGGATGATCCATGGGCAAATTCATCCACATCCGCAACCCCAAAGCCTGCTGCTTCTGGTTCAGAGCTGGACAGGGATAGGGACAGGGACAGGCCTGCATGTTGGAAGCGAGTGGGAATGTGGCTGTGTGGACTATCTGAAGCCTCAAAGCCAGAGCTAAGCAAAGAGGAGCAGCTGGTTCTTGAAAAGAAGCTGACCAGCATCGAGGAGAAGCCGATTTGGAGAAATGTTTGCAATGTCAATGCTATTATTCTGCTCACGGTCAATGTCTTTCTTTGGGGTTACTTTGCTTGA
- the gclm gene encoding glutamate--cysteine ligase regulatory subunit: MEARDNVKTLLDHATTLKLHTGNLVHRGRLKKKCPSSPGEELQDCVRSTLGEWFAVLPSTLEPELPSVLDCTIPDNTEAITPEEREELRLSVKLFLNESDCTSIKNAVDLACVSLGVSQLDSVIIAPPPLPEDETLTLAHLQPLWVELEKNVQSQKVVSIGTSDLDKALLEQLYSWAQVKPSSNQVNLASCCVMPPDLTAFAKEFDIQLWTHNDSKELMSSAGFQKALQESSKELQVADWRLEWVLRYSIIVKSRGIIRAKGYLVHAKKSTK; the protein is encoded by the exons ATGGAGGCACGTGACAATGTGAAGACGTTACTAGATCATGCTACAACTCTGAAGCTACACACGGGCAACCTGGTGCACCGCGGTCGGCTAAAAAAGAAATGCCCCTCTTCGCCTGGTGAGGAG CTTCAAGATTGTGTCAGATCAACACTTGGTGAGTGGTTTGCAGTGTTACCTTCAACACTCGAACCA GAACTGCCCAGCGTTCTGGATTGTACAATTCCAGACAATACAGAGGCCATCACGCCAGAGGAAAGAGAGGAACTAAGGCTTTCTG TTAAACTGTTCCTTAATGAGTCTGACTGCACGTCCATCAAAAATGCAGTGGATTTGG CATGTGTGTCGTTGGGTGTATCACAGCTGGATTCAGTGATCATCGCTCCTCCTCCGTTGCCTGAGGATGAGACTCTCACCCTGGCTCACCTGCAGCCACTGTGGGTAGAGCTGGAAAAAAATGTTCAGAGTCAGAAGGTTGTTTCTATCGGTACGTCAGACCTGGACAAAGCTCTGCTTGAACAACTATACAGCTGGGCACAG GTCAAACCCAGCAGTAATCAGGTGAACCTGGCGTCCTGCTGTGTGATGCCTCCAGACCTCACTGCATTTGCTAAAGAATTTGACATTCAGCTTTGGACACACAATGATTCCAAAG AGCTGATGAGTTCAGCCGGCTTTCAGAAGGCACTGCAGGAGAGCAGTAAGGAGCTGCAGGTGGCAGACTGGAGGCTGGAGTGGGTACTACGTTACTCCATAATTGTCAAAAGCCGAGGAATCATCAGAGCCAAAGGATACCTGGTTCATGCAAAGAAAAGCACCAAATAG
- the slc5a9 gene encoding sodium/glucose cotransporter 4 isoform X1, whose amino-acid sequence MTSGPELETGTAEPVVDENFTLEIADIVVMVVYFVFVLAVGIWSSIRANRGTVGGYFLAGRSMTWWPIGASLMSSNVGSGLFIGLAGTGAAGGLAVGGFEWNAAWVLIALGWIFVPVYISAGVVTMPEYLRKRFGGQRIRIYMSVLSLILYIFTKISTDIFSGALFIQVSLGWDLYLSTVVLLAVTALYTIAGGLTAVIYTDALQTVIMVVGAFVLMFIAFEKVGWYEGLLEQYGKAIPNVTVPNTTCHLPRPDAFHIFRDPVSGDLPWPGLLFGLTVLATWVWCTDQVIVQRSLSAKNLSHAKGGSVLGGYLKILPMFFIVLPGMISRTLYPDVVGCVDPDECFKICGATVGCSNVAYPKLVTELMPVGMRGLMIAVIMAALMSSLTSIFNSSSTLFTMDIWLRIRRQASEKELMVVGRVFILFLVVISILWIPIIQSANSGQLFDYIQSITSFMAPPITAVFLMAIFWTRVNEQGAFWGLMVGLVIGFIRMVMEFAYGTPSCGKEDQRPALLKDVHYLYFALILLALSVLVITVVSLCTAPIPEQHLVRLTWWTRHSTKERVDLDDPWANSSTSATPKPAASGSELDRDRDRDRPACWKRVGMWLCGLSEASKPELSKEEQLVLEKKLTSIEEKPIWRNVCNVNAIILLTVNVFLWGYFA is encoded by the exons atgacatCTGGACCTGAGCTTGAGACCGGCACTGCAGAACCTGTAGTCGATGAAAATTTTACTCTGGAGATTGCAGATattgtggtgatggtggtgtattttgtatttgtgcTGGCAGTGGGAATATGG TCCTCAATCAGGGCCAACAGGGGAACAGTTGGAGGATACTTCTTAGCAGGCAGATCCATGACATGGTGGCCA ATTGGTGCTTCGCTGATGTCCAGTAATGTTGGCAGTGGCTTGTTCATTGGATTAGCGGGCACTGGGGCAGCAGGAGGACTTGCTGTTGGGGGATTTGAGTGGAAT GCAGCATGGGTGCTGATTGCTTTGGGCTGGATCTTTGTACCTGTGTACATTTCTGCTGGAGTGGTCACCATGCCCGAATACCTGAGGAAGAGGTTTGGGGGGCAGCGAATTCGGATCTACATGAGTGTGCTGTCTCTCATTCTCTACATTTTTACCAAAATATCA ACAGACATTTTCTCTGGAGCGCTCTTCATTCAGGTGTCACTGGGGTGGGATCTGTACCTCTCTACTGTAGTGCTGCTTGCAGTCACAGCACTTTACACTATAGCTG GTGGGCTGACAGCAGTGATCTATACAGATGCATTACAGACCGTCATTATGGTAGTTGGAGCATTTGTTCTTATGTTTATag CGTTTGAAAAAGTGGGCTGGTATGAGGGTTTACTGGAGCAGTATGGAAAAGCTATACCTAATGTTACTGTTCCTAACACAACGTGTCACCTCCCTCGTCCTGACGCCTTCCACATTTTTCGGGATCCAGTCAGTGGAGATTTACCATGGCCAGGCCTGCTCTTCGGACTTACCGTGCTGGCTACATGGGTGTGGTGCACTGACCAG GTGATAGTACAGAGGTCTCTGTCTGCAAAAAACCTGTCACATGCCAAAGGAGGCTCAGTGCTAGGAGGATACTTAAAGATTCTTCCTATGTTCTTTATCGTCTTGCCAGGCATGATTAGCAGAACACTCTACCCAG ATGTGGTGGGATGTGTGGATCCGGACGAGTGCTTTAAAATTTGTGGAGCTACTGTAGGCTGTTCCAATGTTGCTTACCCTAAACTGGTGACGGAGTTAATGCCAGTAG GTATGCGAGGGCTGATGATTGCAGTGATTATGGCAGCTCTTATGTCCTCTCTTACCTCAATATTTAACAGTAGTAGCACCCTTTTTACCATGGATATTTGGCTGCGTATCCGACGCCAGGCCTCTGAAAAGGAGCTGATGGTCGTGGGCAG GGTGTTCATTTTATTTCTGGTGGTCATTAGCATTTTATGGATTCCAATAATCCAATCAGCCAATAGTGGACAGCTGTTTGACTACATTCAGTCCATAACCAGCTTTATGGCTCCTCCAATCACTGCAGTCTTTCTGATGGCCATCTTCTGGACTCGAGTCAATGAACAA GGTGCCTTCTGGGGTCTGATGGTAGGTTTGGTCATTGGGTTCATACGAATGGTGATGGAGTTTGCCTATGGTACTCCATCCTGTGGAAAGGAAGACCAAAGGCCTGCACTGCTGAAGGATGTGCACTACCTCTACTTTGCTCTTATACTGCTTGCACTGTCGGTTCTGGTTATTACTGTAGTGAGCCTTTGCACTGCTCCTATTCCTGAGCAACAT CTTGTTCGTCTAACCTGGTGGACTAGACACAGCACAAAGGAGCGTGTAGATCTGGATGATCCATGGGCAAATTCATCCACATCCGCAACCCCAAAGCCTGCTGCTTCTGGTTCAGAGCTGGACAGGGATAGGGACAGGGACAGGCCTGCATGTTGGAAGCGAGTGGGAATGTGGCTGTGTGGACTATCTGAAGCCTCAAAGCCAGAGCTAAGCAAAGAGGAGCAGCTGGTTCTTGAAAAGAAGCTGACCAGCATCGAGGAGAAGCCGATTTGGAGAAATGTTTGCAATGTCAATGCTATTATTCTGCTCACGGTCAATGTCTTTCTTTGGGGTTACTTTGCTTGA
- the dnttip2 gene encoding deoxynucleotidyltransferase terminal-interacting protein 2 isoform X1 gives MVATRRGTCVSTPVKNTSDQADSATEGTTTTRRTRRGTVIVTTQSQAKAEHNSDSQHEEAEEQNTAPADPVSTPKKETSSKRRPKDKQSDSTNEADVSESESCCSVASDVLAVQPTSQNRRRAVQRTSTVVVVQEETSTSELCSSPNVKTLRRSTRGQKTPGSVPVGSATSHDEDHSDAESYSSVASLSKVLETRRITRARRKTAVYTEDAGHSEADSCSSVVSGPLDTTARMSTRNRAKSTEPLSINLEQSETTDPPSMASRTRKSLAKAKFVNEDQAYDSDGCKSGPSSSPWRTTRSGVHFGDPDSESLSTAFMSHDSRSSSKGKATPSRTRSTVHVMLDVLNISKVGSNKKECEAEKAQTKSTANVPCQSDGEDMEKIEEEETDKTLTGADLECTISEHVKADITLTFDKDEVISSSSANVVKCENKQGVHSENTDDETVETIEDCIAKENQAVQEPNAIEKQSGTTPTKAKKSVADEKTVEQKLVGDSGALVDHGPSEPATMSVVENTDTAQTSSMSKPEVPTENKSKKEVLSLLDSSDDEESDAGLSDEERCEDDGRDLESEEEMCTDDHQPSPSMASDLRASNGLFVIDTRPGLQSSEKYYIDTTQQEKHDAVGDSKATVEEDEEFVDEEGDDDEDEDSKVLFTTRKPAMTTLSSSIDPGLKMKELGGLYISFDGTKPKSVSDNLKKLKEQKNQDEVLKKSVIGADFEKKDAVPPYKESKHIAKMKRREERAKTTGEGWFNMKAPELTEELKNDLRVLKMRSAMDPKRFYKKNDREGFPKYFQVGTVVDNPVDFYHSRIPKKQRKRTMVEELLADAEFRSFNKRKYQEIMSEKAKEAAGKMNQKKKFHKNK, from the exons ATGGTGGCGACCAGGAGAGGAACATGTGTGAGTACTCCGGTGAAAAACACAAGCGATCAGGCTGATTCAGCAACG GAAggtaccaccaccaccagaagaACGCGACGTGGAACGGTAATAGTGACGACACAGTCCCAGGCAAAAGCCGAACACAACAGTGACTCCCAGCATGAGGAAGCAGAAGAGCAGAACACAGCACCTGCTGATCCAGTAAGCACACCTAAAAAGGAAACTAGTTCTAAACGACGACCAAAAGATAAACAGTCAGACTCTACAAATGAAGCGGATGTGTCCGAATCTGAATCCTGCTGCTCTGTGGCATCAGATGTCCTGGCAGTACAGCCGACATCTCAGAACAGGAGGAGAGCAGTCCAGAGGACGTCCACTGTTGTGGTGGTACAAGAAGAGACATCTACATCCGAATTATGTTCCTCACCAAACGTTAAAACGCTACGCAGATCCACAAGAGGCCAAAAGACCCCTGGTTCTGTCCCTGTAGGGTCTGCCACCTCACACGATGAGGATCATTCTGATGCTGAGTCCTACAGCTCTGTAGCATCTCTGTCCAAAGTTTTAGAAACACGGAGGATTACAAGGGCCCGCAGGAAGACTGCTGTTTACACTGAAGATGCAGGTCACTCTGAGGCTGATTCTTGCTCGTCTGTCGTGTCTGGCCCTTTAGACACCACTGCCCGTATGTCCACACGTAATAGAGCCAAGTCCACTGAGCCATTGTCCATCAATTTAGAGCAGAGCGAAACTACAGATCCACCATCTATGGCCAGCAGAACACGAAAGAGTCTTGCCAAAGCTAAGTTTGTTAATGAAGACCAAGCCTATGATTCTGACGGATGTAAATCAGGTCCTAGCTCGAGTCCTTGGAGAACCACACGCAGTGGGGTTCATTTTGGTGATCCTGATTCAGAATCACTTTCAACTGCATTTATGTCTCATGATAGTCGTAGTTCCAGTAAAGGCAAAGCGACACCTTCTAGAACAAGAAGCACAGTACACGTCATGCTAGATGTGCTAAATATATCTAAAGTGGGCTCTAACAAGAAGGAGTGTGAGGCTGAGAAAGCTCAGACTAAATCTACAGCAAATGTGCCATGTCAGTCTGATGGGGAAGATATGGAGAAGATTGAGGAGGAAGAGACTGATAAAACGCTCACCGGTGCAGATCTAGAATGTACCATTTCTGAACACGTTAAAGCTGATATTACTCTTACTTTTGATAAGGATGAAGTTATTAGCAGTTCCTCAGCAAACGTGGTCAAATGTGAGAACAAACAAGGTGTCCATTCAGAAAATACTGATGATGAAACTGTGGAAACTATAGAGGACTGTATTGCAAAGGAAAATCAGGCTGTGCAAGAACCCAATGCCATTGAGAAGCAATCAGGCACCACGCCAACTAAAGCCAAAAAAAGTGTCGCAGATGAAAAGACAGTTGAACAGAAGTTGGTGGGTGATTCTGGAGCTTTAGTAGACCACGGACCTTCAGAACCCGCTACAATGAGTGTAGTGGAGAACACAGATACAGCACAAACTTCATCCATGTCAAAACCAGAAGTGCCTACTGAAAACAAGTCTAAGAAAGAAGTGCTCAGTTTACTGGACAGCAGTGATGATGAGGAGAGTGATGCTGGACTTTCAGATGAGGAGAGATGTGAAGATGATGGTAGGGACCTTGAAAGTGAGGAAGAAATGTGCACAGATGACCATCAGCCAAGTCCCTCAATGGCTTCAGACTTACGCGCCAGTAATGGACTGTTTGTTATTGACACACGCCCTGGACTTCAGTCGAGTGAGAAGTACTACATAGATACCACACAGCAAGAAAAACATGATGCCGTTGGCGACTCTAAAGCCACCgtggaggaggatgaagagTTTGTTGATGAGGAaggagatgatgatgaagatgaggacTCAAAAGTTCTCTTCACAACAAGAAAGCCGGCAAT GACGACGTTATCCAGTTCAATAGATCCTGGTTTGAAAATGAAGGAGCTTGGTGGGTTATATATAAGTTTTGATGGCACCAAACCAAAGTCTGTCTCTGATAACCTAAAGAAATTGAAGGAGCAGAAGAACCAAGATGAG GTGCTGAAAAAGAGTGTGATTGGTGCAGACTTTGAAAAGAAAGATGCTGTGCCACCATACAAGGAATCAAAACATATTGCGAAAATGAAGCGCAGG gagGAGAGAGCTAAGACCACAGGAGAAGGCTGGTTTAACATGAAAGCGCCTGAACTAACAGAGGAACTAAAGAATGACCTCAGGGTCCTAAAGATGCGTTCAGCCATGGACCCAAAGCGCTTTTACAAGAAGAATGATCGAGAAGGCTTTCCCAAATACTTTCAG GTTGGAACAGTGGTTGATAATCCAGTTGACTTCTACCATTCCCGGATTCCTAAAAAACAGAGGAAGAGGACTATGGTAGAGGAATTGCTGGCTGATGCAGAGTTCAGAAG cTTTAACAAGAGGAAGTACCAAGAGATCATGTCAGAAAAAGCAAAAGAGGCTGCTGGAAAGATGAATCAAAAGAAAAAAtttcataaaaataaatga